The Lysobacter panacisoli genome includes a window with the following:
- a CDS encoding arylsulfatase, protein MAKVDRSQLPMPDPPFGGKIGPTYQESTPEWPALPTAPKGAPNVVIILLDDVGFGQVSTFGGPVVTPALDKLAAAGLRYNRFHTTAICGPSRAALITGRNHHNCGSGFLAEWATGFPSYNCMIPQSTATIGRLLKDNGYNTSWFGKNHNTPDWESSVVGPFDRWPTGLGFDYFYGFIGGETHQYYPVLFENTRPVEPETSPEDGYHFMTDMTDRAIGWLRYSKSVNPDKPVLLYFAPGAAHAPHHAPKDWREKYTGQFDQGWDAVREETYQRQLKLGVIPPGTQNTPRPEWVKPWDSLSADEKRLYARFMENFAGFLSFADHECGRLLDAIGELPDADNTLVFYIVGDNGASSEGGFTGTVNEVMNLNGLPSNLEDNLRVIDEIGSADTEPHYPLGWAWAGNAPFQWVKQVASHLGGSRNPMVVSWPAKINDVGAVRSQFAHLIDILPTVLDVAGIPAPSTVNGIEQKAMDGVSIASTFASADARPVRDQQYFEVFSNRAIYDQGWIACAQHTFPWRQDFAPGNWDKDRWELYHLDEDFSENDDLADKHPDKLETLKKLFDDACRKYHVLPLDDRGSGRLTEPKPPPGGADPNRRRFTYYPGAVRLAETAAPNTKNRSHRIDVTIEKKGDGVLLAEGGQSAGFVLYVKNGKPHYHYNFFEMERTSVESSVALPEGRSTVSFEFRYDGGGAGKGGEAVLIVDGKEVGKQRIERTVAGRFGIDTFGVGCDTGSPVCKDYKPPFAFEGVIGQVDIVLGDPGLSEDEERVMQARFHAGINY, encoded by the coding sequence ATGGCCAAGGTCGATCGGTCGCAACTGCCCATGCCCGACCCGCCGTTCGGCGGCAAGATCGGACCGACCTATCAGGAGTCCACACCGGAGTGGCCCGCATTGCCGACGGCGCCCAAGGGCGCGCCCAACGTCGTGATCATCCTGCTCGACGATGTCGGCTTCGGGCAGGTCTCCACGTTCGGTGGACCCGTCGTGACGCCCGCGTTGGACAAGCTCGCCGCCGCGGGCCTGCGCTACAACCGCTTCCATACCACTGCGATCTGCGGTCCATCGCGCGCTGCGCTGATCACTGGCCGCAACCATCACAATTGCGGCTCCGGCTTCCTCGCCGAATGGGCCACGGGATTCCCGTCGTACAACTGCATGATCCCGCAGAGCACGGCGACCATCGGCCGCCTCCTCAAGGACAACGGCTACAACACCTCGTGGTTCGGCAAGAACCACAACACGCCGGACTGGGAATCCAGTGTCGTCGGTCCCTTCGATCGCTGGCCGACCGGTCTTGGCTTCGACTACTTCTACGGATTCATCGGTGGCGAGACGCACCAGTACTACCCGGTGCTGTTCGAGAACACGCGCCCGGTGGAACCGGAAACGTCGCCCGAAGACGGCTACCACTTCATGACCGACATGACCGATCGCGCGATCGGTTGGTTGCGTTACAGCAAGTCGGTCAATCCCGACAAACCGGTGCTGTTGTACTTCGCGCCCGGCGCCGCGCATGCGCCGCATCACGCGCCAAAAGACTGGCGCGAGAAATACACCGGCCAGTTCGACCAGGGCTGGGATGCGGTGCGCGAGGAGACCTATCAGCGCCAGTTGAAACTCGGCGTGATCCCGCCGGGCACGCAGAACACACCGCGCCCGGAGTGGGTGAAGCCCTGGGATTCGCTGAGCGCCGACGAGAAGCGGCTGTACGCACGCTTCATGGAGAACTTCGCAGGCTTCCTGTCGTTCGCCGATCACGAATGCGGCCGCCTGCTCGACGCCATCGGCGAGTTGCCCGATGCCGACAACACGCTGGTTTTCTACATCGTGGGCGACAACGGCGCGAGTTCCGAAGGCGGATTCACCGGCACCGTGAACGAAGTGATGAACCTCAACGGCTTGCCGTCGAACCTGGAGGACAACCTCAGGGTGATCGACGAGATCGGAAGCGCGGACACCGAACCGCACTATCCCCTGGGCTGGGCATGGGCGGGCAACGCGCCGTTCCAGTGGGTGAAACAGGTGGCCAGCCACCTCGGCGGCTCACGCAATCCGATGGTTGTGTCATGGCCGGCGAAGATCAACGATGTCGGTGCAGTCCGCAGCCAGTTCGCACATCTCATCGACATACTTCCAACGGTGCTGGACGTCGCGGGCATTCCCGCGCCCTCAACAGTCAACGGCATCGAACAGAAGGCGATGGACGGCGTCTCGATCGCGTCGACATTCGCCTCGGCCGATGCGCGCCCCGTGCGCGATCAGCAGTACTTCGAAGTCTTCAGCAATCGCGCCATCTACGATCAGGGCTGGATCGCGTGCGCGCAGCACACGTTCCCGTGGCGGCAGGATTTCGCACCGGGCAACTGGGACAAGGACCGCTGGGAGCTCTATCACCTCGACGAGGACTTCAGCGAGAACGACGACCTGGCCGACAAACACCCCGACAAGCTGGAAACGCTGAAGAAGTTGTTCGATGACGCTTGCCGCAAGTACCACGTGCTGCCGCTGGACGACCGTGGATCGGGCCGCCTGACCGAGCCCAAGCCGCCGCCGGGCGGCGCCGACCCGAATCGCCGGCGCTTCACGTATTACCCGGGCGCCGTGCGCCTGGCCGAAACGGCCGCACCCAACACGAAGAACCGATCGCACCGCATCGACGTCACCATCGAGAAGAAGGGCGACGGCGTGCTGCTCGCGGAAGGCGGCCAGTCGGCGGGATTCGTGCTGTACGTGAAGAACGGCAAGCCGCACTACCACTACAACTTCTTCGAGATGGAACGCACCTCGGTGGAATCCAGCGTCGCGCTGCCAGAAGGTCGTTCGACGGTCTCGTTCGAGTTCCGCTACGACGGCGGTGGTGCGGGCAAGGGCGGCGAGGCGGTGCTGATCGTCGATGGCAAGGAAGTCGGCAAACAGCGCATCGAACGCACCGTCGCCGGCCGCTTCGGCATCGACACTTTCGGTGTCGGCTGCGACACCGGCTCACCCGTGTGCAAGGACTACAAGCCGCCGTTCGCGTTCGAAGGCGTCATCGGCCAGGTGGACATAGTGCTGGGCGACCCCGGCCTCAGCGAGGACGAGGAGCGCGTGATGCAGGCCAGGTTCCACGCGGGCATCAACTACTAG
- a CDS encoding YnfA family protein, producing MKTGGVYVAAAIAEIAGCFGFWAWLRLGKSAWLLPASMLSLAAFAWLLTLVESSAAGRAYAAYGGVYIAASLVWLWQVEGVKPDRWDLIGSALCLVGAAIILFAPRAPAGV from the coding sequence ATCAAGACCGGGGGCGTCTACGTTGCCGCGGCCATCGCCGAAATCGCCGGATGCTTCGGCTTCTGGGCTTGGCTCCGGCTCGGGAAATCGGCGTGGCTTTTGCCCGCGTCGATGCTTTCGTTGGCCGCCTTCGCGTGGCTGCTTACACTGGTTGAAAGCAGCGCGGCCGGGCGCGCCTATGCCGCATATGGTGGCGTCTATATCGCCGCCTCCCTCGTTTGGCTTTGGCAGGTTGAAGGCGTCAAGCCGGATCGTTGGGATCTGATAGGCAGCGCTCTTTGCCTGGTGGGCGCCGCGATCATTCTGTTTGCTCCGCGTGCACCGGCGGGTGTCTAG
- a CDS encoding GNAT family N-acetyltransferase, whose amino-acid sequence MHIRLAAAADFDAMWALFQSVIARADALPFSDGFTVEAFRSHWFTTQTSHVAVTEAGVVGMYKMGANYPDLGDHVASATYVVDPAAQGQGIGRALVEHSLVQARSAGFLAMQFNYVVSTNAPAVALYRKLGFVIVGTLPKAFRHRGLGLVDAYVMHRFL is encoded by the coding sequence ATGCACATCCGACTGGCCGCCGCCGCAGACTTCGATGCCATGTGGGCCCTCTTCCAATCCGTCATCGCCAGGGCGGACGCATTGCCCTTCTCGGACGGATTCACAGTGGAGGCATTTCGCAGCCACTGGTTCACGACGCAGACGTCGCATGTGGCCGTGACCGAAGCCGGGGTCGTCGGCATGTACAAGATGGGCGCCAATTACCCCGACCTGGGCGACCACGTGGCCAGCGCCACCTACGTCGTGGATCCTGCGGCACAGGGGCAAGGCATCGGCCGCGCCCTGGTCGAGCACAGTCTGGTGCAGGCGCGATCGGCCGGCTTCCTTGCCATGCAGTTCAACTATGTCGTGAGCACCAACGCACCGGCCGTCGCGTTGTACCGGAAACTCGGCTTCGTCATCGTGGGCACACTGCCCAAGGCGTTCCGGCATCGGGGCCTGGGTCTGGTCGATGCCTACGTCATGCACCGGTTCCTGTAG
- a CDS encoding XAC0095 family protein, whose translation MRKKNRSGSASSVSRSPGYVLSESSRGTLIRTAEHLHLLSRVSAARIVYDAEEFELSPDALMASFERLACALDEVVQGAKWRAS comes from the coding sequence ATGCGTAAGAAGAACCGGTCTGGTTCCGCGTCATCCGTTTCCCGTTCCCCCGGCTATGTGCTGAGCGAATCCTCGCGCGGCACGTTGATCCGTACCGCCGAGCACCTGCACCTGCTGTCGCGCGTGTCCGCCGCGCGCATCGTCTATGACGCCGAGGAATTCGAGCTGTCGCCGGATGCCCTGATGGCGAGCTTCGAGCGTCTTGCCTGCGCGCTGGACGAGGTGGTCCAGGGCGCGAAGTGGCGTGCGTCCTGA
- a CDS encoding autotransporter outer membrane beta-barrel domain-containing protein, with protein sequence MNKIYRIVWSQALRTWVVVSELTAARGKSASGRRVAGGALALVLSSALLQAHAVTVIPDTPSGVTPFTLSPTADNTYLLGAGTSYVDTAGNGIVAPTGTAWTFTNNGTIGGSAIGLLVQGSNSNIFNNGIVNSGTSGISLSGAANTTVTLGTGSQFNPAGGTALLTTGNTNRLVLTGTGSENDNFGGTLNSGWASLNSTAGSVWTLGGNVTTATGGAGQVQVSGDLTLNGAVQGNGGSAVTTTVNNGGTLRLGSGGTTGSVNGSIANNGSLIVNRDGNLTLGVITGTGTLEKAGSGTTTLSAGTNYSGATTVSGGTLNVSFVDALRNSSSVHVAAGATLQGAPAVSGIFSTVNNLSGDAGSQVVGFDSLNLVNDRDTTFAGSVTSGGVTVGTVQKLGSGTLTLTSNSPQLWRAANVLGGTLEVADGGQLKTGAGGVNIKNATGDATMRVRDGGSLSTTGVYVDRGQLQVLQGGATTATALRVGSAMGDSGSITVADGGRLSMTSPLFDGRIGVSGTGTLDVQRGGVVETIGSVNVGLNAGSSGTATIDGAGSTWTSAGQTTIGNSGTGFVTVDHDATMQASRVVLGNNAGSVGSLGLLNGGTLTTGQVAAGAGTASFAMDDGVLRASAASTDFISGLVNGVNLLSGGGTIDSNGFDVASSSSVTGVGALDKAGAGTLTLNAASDYSGGSNVHAGTLAITRSDALGSGTATVDSGATLAVAPTTAGDFTFNNALAGSGLFTVGLVDTTNAFAFSDASGGFAGTAQLGNSRFDLSGTNTAALANATLQLDAGNTTTVGTGTQTIGGLNLNGGRVVFPGVRVPGSASADASIAVGDLALNGGEIALDLASSGLVNHPTPSGDANLLSQDDDVQLQLIAANGAVTGSGSNLAFIDATTQQPISNALQTNVIEGGNVVAVADHDFIFNTVDAAGQQGLFVGYGLRQLNVQDGQTLTLAPDAGATGLDTDLAAKVTGTGHLAIDAGANLVSLSNSANDYTGETHVQTGTLRMDNDHVLGATSLLDVATGASADLNGHSQTVGKLVTQAGSHLQLDGALTISDAQRTSGDPLGGTIEANTLAGSGTLTLDPSIVEVNGANAAYTGNVDVIDGSQLILNDVQGVGDTGTITLAAGGDRLTLGNVTAAPGTSPNGTLAKQLAGAGTVALRDSANVTLSGDNSAFAGDFDIASGTTLAASQPTHLGSATIANAGTMNLTADSDWSLDNTVTGDGTLVKLGGATLSVDQALAGFTGPTQVDAGTLQLAANGAMAGDARIASGAQLTALDGAFVHGTVDNAGTLTANAGNATVGALNNAGLVRLGGASVGNTLTVAGNYTGQGGTVQINTVLDGDNSLTDRLIVQGDTAGSSKLHVDAVSGTGAYSNADGIQVVRVDGQSNGTFGLDGRVVAGAFEYDLYHGGKADPNDGDWYLRSDAPVVVTPPDTSGTPGTPDSGGTPGTGGTPAPLGPQRLRPEVGAYLGNQYMAGTMLKQTLRDRAGELAFVEGRQDGGFAGWARVQRDEMQSGVSRNGVKQLDVRGDSSVVQVGAETVRHPGEGRLHVGLMGSHGEADTHSQSDVSGRQTEGRVSGNAIGAYGTWFAKANSAPGESTGLYVDGWAQFGRFDNKVHGEGLPTESYNADSWSASLEAGYGLAVHRGEHSTVYLEPQVQAIYSDYSADDHVEANLTRVDGTDSNGLTTRVGARLYGRTDAGAGKRVQPFVEANWWHNGYHDGVAFDGVRTSLDRSSNVYEIKAGAEADLGSKWTGWFNLGVQQGSDDDRGVTGMLGIRKGW encoded by the coding sequence ATGAACAAGATCTACCGCATCGTATGGAGCCAGGCCCTTCGCACTTGGGTCGTGGTCAGCGAGCTGACCGCAGCGCGGGGCAAGAGCGCTAGTGGGCGCCGAGTCGCTGGAGGCGCGCTCGCGCTCGTGCTGAGCTCGGCGCTGCTGCAGGCGCACGCGGTTACGGTGATCCCGGATACGCCGTCCGGCGTCACGCCGTTCACGCTCTCGCCGACCGCGGACAACACCTACCTTCTTGGCGCCGGCACCAGCTATGTCGACACGGCGGGCAACGGCATCGTCGCGCCGACCGGCACCGCGTGGACCTTCACCAACAACGGCACGATCGGAGGCTCTGCGATCGGTCTACTGGTCCAGGGATCGAACTCCAACATCTTCAACAACGGCATCGTCAACAGCGGGACGAGCGGCATATCGCTTTCCGGCGCTGCCAACACCACGGTCACCCTCGGCACGGGCTCGCAGTTCAACCCCGCGGGCGGTACCGCCCTCCTTACTACTGGAAACACCAACCGTCTGGTGCTGACGGGCACGGGCAGCGAGAACGATAACTTCGGCGGAACGCTCAATTCCGGTTGGGCCAGCCTCAACTCGACGGCCGGCAGCGTCTGGACGTTGGGTGGCAATGTCACCACGGCGACTGGCGGCGCGGGCCAGGTCCAGGTCTCCGGCGATCTCACCTTGAACGGTGCGGTCCAGGGAAATGGTGGATCCGCTGTGACGACCACCGTGAACAACGGCGGCACGCTGCGCCTGGGCAGTGGTGGTACGACTGGCAGCGTCAACGGCAGCATCGCCAACAACGGCAGCCTGATCGTCAATCGCGACGGCAATCTCACCCTCGGCGTGATCACAGGCACCGGCACGCTGGAGAAGGCGGGCAGCGGCACGACGACGCTTTCGGCCGGCACGAACTACTCGGGCGCGACGACGGTATCGGGCGGTACGCTCAACGTGAGCTTCGTCGATGCGCTGCGCAACAGCAGTTCGGTGCATGTGGCCGCGGGCGCGACGCTGCAAGGTGCCCCGGCGGTGAGTGGTATTTTCAGCACGGTCAACAATCTGTCCGGTGATGCAGGCTCGCAGGTGGTCGGCTTCGATTCACTCAATCTGGTCAACGATCGCGATACCACGTTTGCCGGTTCGGTCACGTCCGGCGGAGTGACTGTCGGCACCGTGCAGAAGCTCGGCAGCGGCACGCTCACGCTCACGAGCAACAGCCCGCAACTGTGGCGGGCCGCGAACGTACTTGGGGGGACGCTCGAAGTCGCCGACGGCGGCCAGCTCAAAACGGGTGCCGGTGGCGTGAACATCAAGAATGCGACCGGCGATGCGACGATGCGGGTCCGGGATGGCGGTAGCCTTTCCACCACCGGCGTGTACGTCGATCGAGGACAGCTGCAGGTGCTGCAGGGCGGTGCGACGACCGCGACAGCGCTCCGGGTTGGCAGTGCGATGGGCGACAGCGGTAGCATTACCGTCGCCGATGGCGGAAGGCTCAGCATGACCAGTCCGTTGTTCGATGGACGCATCGGCGTCTCGGGCACCGGCACGCTTGATGTGCAACGCGGCGGCGTCGTCGAGACGATTGGTTCCGTGAATGTGGGCCTGAACGCCGGCAGCTCCGGCACCGCGACCATCGACGGCGCGGGCAGCACCTGGACGAGCGCGGGACAGACCACCATCGGCAACAGTGGCACCGGCTTCGTCACCGTCGATCACGACGCGACGATGCAGGCCAGCCGCGTGGTGCTGGGCAACAACGCCGGCAGCGTCGGTTCGCTCGGTCTGCTCAACGGCGGCACGCTGACCACCGGGCAGGTGGCGGCCGGTGCGGGCACGGCCAGCTTCGCGATGGACGACGGTGTGCTGCGTGCTTCGGCCGCGAGCACCGACTTCATCAGCGGTCTCGTCAACGGCGTCAACCTGCTGTCCGGCGGTGGCACCATCGACAGCAACGGTTTCGATGTGGCGTCTTCGTCGTCGGTGACGGGCGTGGGTGCGCTCGACAAGGCCGGCGCGGGCACGCTGACGCTCAATGCCGCCAGCGATTACAGCGGCGGCAGCAACGTGCACGCCGGCACGCTGGCGATCACGCGCAGCGATGCGCTTGGCTCCGGCACCGCGACCGTCGACAGTGGTGCGACGCTGGCCGTCGCGCCGACGACTGCGGGCGATTTCACCTTCAACAATGCGCTGGCCGGCAGCGGCCTGTTCACCGTGGGCCTTGTCGATACGACCAACGCGTTCGCGTTCTCCGACGCGAGCGGTGGCTTCGCCGGCACCGCGCAGCTGGGCAACAGCCGCTTCGATTTGTCCGGCACCAACACCGCGGCGCTGGCGAATGCCACGCTGCAGCTCGATGCCGGCAACACCACCACCGTCGGCACCGGTACGCAGACCATCGGCGGCTTGAACCTCAACGGCGGTCGCGTCGTCTTCCCGGGCGTGCGTGTTCCGGGCAGTGCCTCGGCCGACGCTTCGATCGCGGTGGGCGACCTCGCGCTCAACGGCGGCGAGATCGCGCTCGACCTTGCCAGCAGCGGCCTGGTCAACCATCCGACGCCGAGCGGCGATGCCAATCTGCTGTCCCAGGACGACGACGTGCAGTTGCAACTGATCGCAGCGAACGGCGCGGTCACCGGCAGCGGCAGCAACCTCGCCTTCATCGATGCGACCACGCAGCAGCCGATCAGCAACGCGTTGCAGACGAATGTCATCGAAGGCGGCAACGTCGTCGCCGTCGCCGACCACGATTTCATCTTCAACACCGTCGATGCTGCCGGCCAGCAGGGCCTGTTCGTGGGCTACGGCCTGCGCCAGCTCAATGTGCAGGACGGTCAGACGCTCACGCTCGCTCCCGATGCCGGCGCGACCGGTCTGGACACCGATCTTGCGGCGAAGGTGACGGGCACGGGCCACCTGGCCATCGATGCCGGCGCCAACCTCGTCAGCCTGTCCAATTCGGCCAACGACTACACGGGCGAGACGCACGTGCAGACGGGCACGCTGCGCATGGACAACGACCACGTGCTCGGCGCGACCTCGCTGCTCGATGTCGCGACCGGTGCCAGCGCCGATCTGAACGGCCACAGCCAGACCGTCGGCAAGCTGGTCACGCAGGCCGGCAGCCATCTGCAACTCGATGGTGCGCTGACCATCAGCGATGCGCAGCGCACCAGCGGCGATCCGCTCGGTGGCACCATCGAGGCGAACACGCTGGCCGGTAGCGGCACGCTCACGCTCGATCCGAGCATCGTCGAAGTGAATGGCGCCAATGCCGCGTACACCGGCAACGTCGACGTGATCGACGGCTCGCAGCTGATCCTCAACGATGTGCAGGGCGTGGGCGACACGGGCACGATCACGCTCGCGGCCGGCGGCGATCGCCTCACGCTCGGCAACGTGACGGCCGCGCCGGGCACGAGCCCCAATGGCACGCTCGCCAAGCAGCTCGCGGGTGCGGGCACGGTGGCACTGCGCGACAGCGCCAACGTCACGCTGAGCGGCGACAACAGTGCGTTTGCAGGCGATTTCGACATCGCCTCCGGCACCACGCTGGCGGCATCGCAGCCGACGCACCTGGGCAGCGCGACGATCGCCAACGCCGGCACGATGAACCTCACTGCCGACAGCGACTGGTCGCTGGACAACACGGTCACCGGCGACGGCACGCTGGTGAAGCTCGGTGGCGCGACGCTGAGCGTCGATCAGGCACTGGCCGGCTTCACCGGCCCGACGCAGGTGGATGCCGGCACGTTGCAGCTCGCCGCGAACGGCGCGATGGCCGGCGATGCGCGCATCGCCAGCGGCGCACAGCTGACGGCGCTCGACGGCGCATTCGTCCACGGCACCGTCGACAACGCGGGCACGCTGACGGCGAATGCCGGCAACGCGACCGTCGGTGCGTTGAACAACGCCGGTCTCGTGCGACTGGGCGGCGCGAGCGTCGGCAACACGCTCACCGTCGCGGGCAACTACACGGGGCAGGGCGGCACGGTGCAGATCAACACGGTGCTCGACGGCGACAACTCGCTGACCGACCGGCTGATCGTGCAGGGCGATACCGCTGGCAGCAGCAAGCTGCACGTCGATGCCGTGTCCGGCACCGGTGCGTACAGCAACGCCGACGGCATCCAGGTGGTGCGCGTCGACGGCCAGTCCAACGGTACGTTCGGCCTCGACGGTCGCGTGGTCGCCGGTGCGTTCGAGTACGACCTGTACCACGGCGGCAAGGCCGATCCGAACGATGGCGACTGGTACCTGCGTTCGGATGCGCCGGTAGTCGTCACTCCGCCGGATACGTCTGGCACGCCGGGCACGCCGGATTCGGGCGGCACGCCGGGTACGGGTGGCACACCGGCGCCGCTCGGACCGCAGCGTCTGCGTCCGGAAGTGGGTGCCTACCTCGGCAACCAGTACATGGCGGGCACGATGCTCAAGCAGACCCTGCGCGACCGCGCCGGTGAGCTGGCGTTCGTCGAAGGTCGCCAGGACGGCGGCTTCGCCGGCTGGGCGCGCGTGCAGCGCGACGAGATGCAGTCCGGCGTGAGCCGCAATGGCGTGAAGCAGCTCGATGTGCGCGGCGACAGCAGTGTCGTGCAGGTCGGCGCGGAGACGGTGCGCCACCCGGGCGAAGGTCGCCTGCACGTCGGTCTCATGGGCAGCCACGGCGAGGCGGACACGCATTCGCAGTCCGACGTCTCGGGTCGCCAGACCGAAGGCCGCGTCAGTGGTAACGCGATCGGTGCCTATGGGACGTGGTTCGCCAAGGCGAACAGCGCGCCGGGCGAGTCGACCGGCCTGTACGTGGACGGTTGGGCGCAGTTCGGCCGCTTCGACAACAAGGTGCACGGCGAAGGCCTGCCGACCGAGTCTTACAACGCCGACAGCTGGAGCGCCTCGCTCGAAGCCGGCTACGGTCTGGCCGTGCATCGCGGCGAGCACAGCACGGTCTACCTGGAGCCGCAGGTGCAGGCGATCTACAGCGACTATTCCGCTGACGATCACGTCGAAGCCAATCTCACCCGCGTCGATGGCACGGACTCGAACGGCCTCACCACACGCGTCGGCGCGCGGCTGTACGGTCGCACGGATGCAGGCGCCGGCAAGCGCGTGCAGCCGTTCGTGGAAGCGAACTGGTGGCACAACGGCTACCACGACGGCGTGGCCTTCGACGGCGTGCGTACCAGCCTAGATCGTTCGAGCAACGTCTACGAGATCAAGGCCGGCGCCGAGGCGGACCTGGGTTCCAAGTGGACGGGTTGGTTCAACCTCGGCGTGCAGCAGGGCAGCGACGACGACCGTGGCGTGACCGGCATGCTGGGTATCCGCAAGGGCTGGTAA